A part of Kitasatospora acidiphila genomic DNA contains:
- the rpmH gene encoding 50S ribosomal protein L34, whose protein sequence is MSKRTFQPNNRRRAKTHGFRLRMRTRAGRAILASRRSKGRASLSA, encoded by the coding sequence GTGAGCAAGCGCACCTTCCAGCCGAACAACCGTCGTCGCGCCAAGACCCACGGCTTCCGGCTGCGGATGCGTACCCGCGCCGGCCGCGCCATCCTGGCGTCCCGCCGTTCCAAGGGCCGCGCCAGCCTCTCCGCCTGA
- the gyrA gene encoding DNA gyrase subunit A, with translation MEPIELETEMQRSYLDYAMSVIVSRALPEVRDGLKPVHRRVLYAMYDGGYRPEKGYYKCARVVGDVMGNYHPHGDTSIYDTVVRLAQPWSLRMPLVDGNGNFGSPGNDPAAAMRYTECKMAPLSMEMMRDIDEETVDFAANYDGRSQEPTVLPSRFPNLLVNGATGIAVGMATNIPPHNLREVASGALWALEHPEASNEELLEALIERIKAPDFPTGALIVGRRGIEEAYRTGRGSITMRAVVEVEEIQGRQCLVITELPFQVNPDNLALKIADLVKDGRIAGIADVRDESSSRTGQRLVIVLKRDAVAKVVLNNLYKHTDLQTNFGANMLALVDGVPRTLSLDAFIRHWVNHQVDVIVRRTRFRLRKAEERAHILRALLKALDMIDEVIALIRASESADAARSGLMNLLTIDELQANAILEMQLRRLAALERQRITDEHDELQRKIDEYNAILASPARQREIISDELTAIVEKYGDERRSTLIPSDGDLSIEDLIAEEDIVVTITRGGYVKRTRSDLYRSQKRGGKGVRGAQLKQDDIVDHFFVTTTHNWILFFTNKGRVYRAKGYELPDAGRDARGQHVANLLAFQPEEHITQVMAIRTYEDKPYLVLATREGLVKKSALKDYDSPRSGGLIAINLRTDENGRDDELIGAELVSAEDDLLLVSKKAQSIRFTATDEALRPMSRATSGVKGMAFREDDELLSMNVVRPGTFVFTATDGGYAKRTSVDEYRIQGRGGFGTKAAKIVEGRGSLVGALVVEETDEIMAITLSGGVIRTRVSGVRETGRDTMGVQLINLGKRDAVVGMARNAEAEDDEVADGTAEPIDGADTDSVADAAAASSEAADQA, from the coding sequence ATCGAGCCGATCGAGCTCGAGACCGAGATGCAGCGCTCCTACCTCGACTACGCGATGAGCGTGATCGTCTCCCGTGCGCTGCCCGAGGTCCGCGACGGCCTCAAGCCGGTGCACCGCCGGGTGCTGTACGCGATGTACGACGGCGGCTACCGGCCCGAGAAGGGCTACTACAAGTGCGCCCGCGTGGTCGGCGACGTGATGGGCAACTACCACCCGCACGGCGACACCTCCATCTACGACACCGTGGTGCGCCTGGCGCAGCCGTGGTCGCTGCGGATGCCGCTGGTGGACGGCAACGGCAACTTCGGCTCGCCGGGCAACGACCCGGCCGCGGCGATGCGCTACACCGAGTGCAAGATGGCGCCGCTGTCGATGGAGATGATGCGCGACATCGACGAGGAGACCGTCGACTTCGCCGCCAACTACGACGGCCGCTCGCAGGAGCCGACCGTCCTGCCCTCGCGCTTCCCCAACCTGCTGGTCAACGGTGCCACCGGCATCGCGGTCGGCATGGCCACCAACATCCCGCCGCACAACCTGCGCGAGGTCGCCTCCGGTGCGCTCTGGGCGCTGGAGCACCCCGAGGCCTCCAACGAGGAGCTGCTCGAGGCGCTGATCGAGCGGATCAAGGCGCCGGACTTCCCGACCGGTGCGCTGATCGTCGGCCGCCGCGGGATCGAGGAGGCGTACCGCACCGGACGCGGCTCGATCACCATGCGTGCCGTGGTCGAGGTCGAGGAGATCCAGGGCCGCCAGTGCCTGGTGATCACCGAGCTGCCGTTCCAGGTGAACCCGGACAACCTGGCGCTGAAGATCGCCGACCTGGTGAAGGACGGCCGGATCGCCGGCATCGCGGACGTCCGCGACGAGTCCTCCTCGCGGACCGGCCAGCGCCTGGTGATCGTGCTCAAGCGCGACGCGGTCGCCAAGGTCGTGCTGAACAACCTCTACAAGCACACCGACCTGCAGACCAACTTCGGCGCCAACATGCTGGCCCTGGTCGACGGGGTGCCGCGCACCCTCTCGCTGGACGCCTTCATCCGGCACTGGGTCAACCACCAGGTCGACGTGATCGTCCGGCGCACCCGGTTCCGGCTGCGCAAGGCCGAGGAGCGGGCGCACATCCTGCGCGCGCTGCTCAAGGCGCTGGACATGATCGACGAGGTCATCGCGCTGATCCGCGCCTCGGAGTCGGCGGACGCCGCCCGCAGCGGCCTGATGAACCTGCTCACCATCGACGAGCTGCAGGCCAACGCGATCCTGGAGATGCAGCTGCGCCGCCTGGCCGCCCTGGAGCGGCAGCGGATCACCGACGAGCACGACGAGCTGCAGCGCAAGATCGACGAGTACAACGCGATCCTGGCCTCCCCCGCCCGGCAGCGGGAGATCATCTCCGATGAGCTGACCGCGATCGTCGAGAAGTACGGCGACGAGCGGCGCTCCACCCTGATCCCCTCGGACGGCGACCTGTCGATCGAGGACCTGATCGCGGAGGAGGACATCGTCGTCACGATCACCCGTGGCGGCTACGTCAAGCGGACCCGCTCCGACCTGTACCGCTCGCAGAAGCGCGGCGGCAAGGGCGTGCGCGGTGCCCAGCTGAAGCAGGACGACATCGTGGACCACTTCTTCGTGACCACGACCCACAACTGGATCCTGTTCTTCACCAACAAGGGCCGGGTCTACCGGGCCAAGGGCTACGAGCTGCCGGACGCCGGCCGGGACGCCCGCGGCCAGCACGTGGCCAACCTGCTGGCCTTCCAGCCGGAGGAGCACATCACCCAGGTGATGGCGATCCGCACCTACGAGGACAAGCCCTACCTGGTGCTGGCCACCCGCGAGGGCCTGGTCAAGAAGTCCGCGCTGAAGGACTACGACTCGCCGCGCTCCGGCGGTCTGATCGCGATCAACCTGCGCACCGACGAGAACGGCCGGGACGACGAGCTGATCGGCGCCGAGCTGGTCTCCGCCGAGGACGACCTGCTGCTGGTCTCCAAGAAGGCCCAGTCGATCCGGTTCACCGCCACCGACGAGGCGCTGCGCCCGATGAGCCGGGCCACCTCCGGCGTCAAGGGCATGGCGTTCCGCGAGGACGACGAGCTGCTGTCGATGAACGTGGTCCGCCCCGGCACCTTCGTTTTCACCGCGACCGACGGCGGCTACGCCAAGCGGACCTCGGTGGACGAGTACCGGATCCAGGGCCGCGGCGGCTTCGGCACCAAGGCGGCGAAGATCGTCGAGGGCCGCGGCTCGCTGGTCGGCGCGCTGGTGGTCGAGGAGACCGACGAGATCATGGCGATCACCCTCTCCGGCGGTGTGATCCGGACCAGGGTTTCGGGCGTTCGTGAAACCGGACGTGACACCATGGGCGTCCAACTGATCAACCTCGGAAAGCGCGACGCGGTGGTGGGCATGGCCCGCAACGCGGAGGCCGAGGACGACGAGGTCGCCGACGGTACGGCCGAGCCGATCGACGGCGCGGACACCGACAGTGTGGCGGACGCCGCAGCCGCCTCGTCCGAGGCGGCTGACCAGGCCTGA
- the recF gene encoding DNA replication/repair protein RecF (All proteins in this family for which functions are known are DNA-binding proteins that assist the filamentation of RecA onto DNA for the initiation of recombination or recombinational repair.) — protein MHVAHLSLADFRSYARAEVPLDPGVTAFVGPNGQGKTNLVEAIGYLATLGSHRVATDAPLVRQGAERAVVRGSVEDRGRTTLIELEITPGKANRARINRSDNVRPRDVLGLLRTVLFAPEDLALVKGDPGERRRFLDELLTARAPRLAGVRSDYERVLKQRNALLKTAAMARRAGGGKGADLSTLEVWDGHLARAGAELTAFRLQLVAALQPLVAQAYDRLAPGGGPTALEYRASAFEGALPGSREEAEQRLLEALRAARKQETERGLTLVGPHRDELGLLLGTLPAKGYASHGESWSFALALRLASYELLRADGGEPVLILDDVFAELDARRRDQLAELVAGGEQVLVTAAVPEDVPKALAGARYAVSGGEVSRIHP, from the coding sequence ATGCATGTCGCGCATCTGTCGCTCGCCGATTTCCGCTCCTACGCCCGGGCCGAGGTGCCCCTCGACCCGGGCGTGACCGCGTTCGTGGGGCCCAACGGCCAGGGCAAGACCAACCTGGTGGAGGCGATCGGCTACCTGGCGACGCTGGGCAGCCACCGAGTGGCGACCGACGCCCCGCTGGTCCGCCAGGGCGCCGAGCGGGCGGTGGTGCGCGGCTCGGTCGAGGACCGCGGCCGGACCACCCTGATCGAACTGGAGATCACCCCGGGCAAGGCCAACCGGGCCCGGATCAACCGCTCCGACAACGTCCGCCCGCGCGATGTGCTGGGCCTGCTGCGCACCGTGCTGTTCGCCCCCGAGGACCTGGCGCTGGTCAAGGGCGACCCGGGGGAGCGGCGGCGGTTCCTGGACGAGCTGCTGACCGCCCGGGCGCCCCGGCTGGCCGGCGTGCGGTCCGACTACGAGCGGGTGCTCAAGCAGCGCAACGCGCTGCTGAAGACCGCCGCGATGGCCCGCCGGGCCGGCGGCGGCAAGGGCGCCGACCTGTCCACCCTGGAGGTCTGGGACGGCCATCTGGCCCGCGCCGGGGCCGAGCTGACGGCCTTTCGGCTGCAGCTGGTGGCCGCCCTGCAGCCGCTGGTGGCGCAGGCCTACGACCGGCTGGCGCCGGGCGGCGGGCCGACCGCGCTGGAGTACCGGGCCTCGGCCTTCGAGGGCGCCCTGCCGGGCAGCCGCGAGGAGGCGGAGCAGCGGCTGCTGGAGGCGCTGCGGGCGGCGCGCAAGCAGGAGACCGAGCGCGGGCTGACCCTGGTCGGGCCGCACCGGGACGAGCTGGGCCTGCTGCTCGGCACCCTGCCGGCCAAGGGCTACGCCAGCCACGGCGAGTCCTGGTCGTTCGCGCTGGCGCTGCGGCTGGCCTCCTACGAGCTGCTGCGGGCCGACGGCGGCGAGCCGGTGCTGATCCTGGACGACGTCTTCGCCGAGCTGGACGCCAGACGACGCGACCAGCTGGCCGAGCTGGTGGCCGGCGGCGAGCAGGTGCTGGTCACCGCGGCGGTGCCGGAGGACGTGCCCAAGGCGCTGGCCGGCGCGCGGTACGCGGTGTCGGGCGGCGAGGTCAGCCGGATCCACCCCTGA
- the dnaA gene encoding chromosomal replication initiator protein DnaA, whose translation MADVNSDLVPAWAEVVERLVNDTSVGDKDKVWVQRTQPMWMMHDTALLAAPNEWAKQVLEGRLLPQLTEELSRLFGRPVRIAVMVDANAAPPTPAPAPAPPRPAEPEPGYREPQPYQDYSYEERRTPGYPQQQPYGDYPPYQEQPYGGPAYQQPPGYQEQQPYQYRDWEAENAHGATGAQPGGPAQGDLFGGAYDSTEHQGRGGRGSGRGLPPIRRDLPPAALRQPPGRPGEEPTAAGGTERPEPERPEPADRPGPAGLPERVGDRGVPAPPGGSSGELGRKDEPAARLNPKYLFDTFVIGASNRFAHAAAVAVAEAPAKAYNPLFIYGESGLGKTHLLHAIGHYSRSLFPGTRVRYVSSEEFTNEFINSIRDGKADAFRKRYRDMDILLVDDIQFLAQKESTQEEFFHTFNTLHNANKQIVLSSDRPPKLLTTLEDRLRNRFEWGLITDVTPPELETRIAILRKKAIQERLNAPADVLEFIASRITRNIRELEGALIRVTAFANLNRSPVDLELAGIVLKDLIPGGDEDAGPEITAQVIMQQTAAYFGLTVEDLCGSSRSRVLATARQIAMYLCRELTDLSLPKIGAQFGGRDHTTVMHADRKIRSLMAERRSLYNQVTELTNRIKS comes from the coding sequence GTGGCTGATGTCAACAGCGACCTCGTCCCCGCCTGGGCGGAGGTCGTCGAGCGGCTGGTCAACGACACCTCGGTGGGCGACAAGGACAAGGTCTGGGTGCAGCGCACCCAGCCGATGTGGATGATGCACGACACCGCCCTGCTGGCCGCCCCCAACGAGTGGGCGAAGCAGGTGCTCGAGGGCCGGCTGCTGCCGCAGCTGACCGAGGAGCTCAGCCGGCTGTTCGGCCGCCCGGTGCGGATCGCCGTGATGGTCGACGCCAACGCCGCGCCGCCCACACCGGCCCCCGCACCCGCGCCGCCGCGCCCGGCCGAGCCCGAGCCGGGCTACCGCGAGCCGCAGCCCTACCAGGACTACTCCTACGAGGAGCGCCGCACTCCCGGCTACCCCCAGCAGCAGCCCTACGGCGACTACCCGCCGTACCAGGAGCAGCCCTACGGCGGACCGGCCTACCAGCAGCCCCCCGGCTACCAGGAGCAGCAGCCGTACCAGTACCGCGACTGGGAGGCCGAGAACGCCCATGGCGCCACCGGCGCCCAGCCCGGCGGGCCGGCCCAGGGCGACCTGTTCGGCGGTGCCTACGACTCCACCGAGCACCAGGGCCGCGGCGGCCGCGGCTCTGGCCGCGGGCTGCCGCCGATCCGCCGCGACCTGCCGCCGGCCGCGCTGCGCCAGCCGCCCGGCCGGCCCGGCGAGGAGCCGACCGCAGCCGGCGGCACCGAGCGCCCCGAGCCGGAGCGGCCCGAGCCCGCCGACCGACCGGGCCCCGCCGGCCTGCCCGAGCGGGTCGGCGACCGCGGCGTCCCCGCGCCGCCCGGTGGTTCCTCCGGCGAGCTCGGGCGCAAGGACGAGCCGGCCGCACGGCTGAACCCCAAGTACCTCTTCGACACCTTCGTGATCGGCGCCAGCAACCGGTTCGCGCACGCGGCCGCGGTGGCGGTCGCCGAGGCCCCGGCCAAGGCCTACAACCCGCTGTTCATCTACGGCGAGTCCGGCCTCGGCAAGACCCATCTGCTGCACGCGATCGGGCACTACTCACGCAGCCTCTTCCCCGGCACCCGGGTGCGGTACGTGAGCTCGGAGGAGTTCACCAACGAGTTCATCAACTCCATCCGGGACGGCAAGGCGGACGCGTTCCGCAAGCGCTACCGGGACATGGACATCCTGCTGGTCGACGACATCCAGTTCCTCGCGCAGAAGGAGTCGACCCAGGAGGAGTTCTTCCACACCTTCAACACGCTCCACAACGCCAACAAGCAGATCGTGCTCTCCTCGGACCGGCCGCCCAAGCTGCTGACCACCCTGGAGGACCGGCTGCGCAACCGCTTCGAGTGGGGCCTGATCACCGATGTGACCCCGCCGGAGCTGGAGACCCGGATCGCGATCCTTCGCAAGAAGGCGATCCAGGAGCGGCTCAACGCCCCAGCGGACGTGCTGGAGTTCATCGCCTCCCGGATCACCCGCAACATCCGCGAGTTGGAGGGCGCGCTGATCCGGGTGACCGCGTTCGCCAACCTGAACCGCTCGCCGGTCGACCTGGAGCTGGCCGGGATCGTCCTCAAGGACCTGATCCCGGGTGGCGACGAGGACGCCGGGCCGGAGATCACCGCCCAGGTGATCATGCAGCAGACGGCGGCCTACTTCGGGCTCACCGTGGAGGACCTGTGCGGTTCCTCGCGCAGCCGGGTGCTGGCGACGGCCCGTCAGATCGCCATGTACCTCTGCCGGGAGCTCACCGACCTGTCGCTGCCGAAGATCGGCGCGCAGTTCGGCGGCCGCGACCACACCACCGTGATGCACGCGGACCGCAAGATCCGCTCGCTGATGGCCGAGCGCCGCTCGCTCTACAACCAGGTCACCGAACTCACCAACCGCATCAAGAGTTAG
- the dnaN gene encoding DNA polymerase III subunit beta yields the protein MKFRVERDVLAEAVAWAARSLPARPPVPVLAGLLLTAQDGTLALSGFDYEVSARVELEADVEESGTVLVSGRLLNDISRNLPNRPVEISTDGMRVSVVCGSSRFTLPTLPVDEYPALPQMPTATGTVSGDVFATAVSQAAVAAGRDDTLPVLTGVRVEIEGDKITLAATDRYRFAVRELLWKPEQPDISAVALVPARTLQDIAKSLGSGDSVSIALSSGGAGEGLIGFEGAGRRTTTRLLEGEFPKFRSLFPTEFNAIAAVQTQPFLEALKRVSLVAERNTPVRLNFEQGVLTLEAGSGDDAQATERIEADLEGDDISIAFNPGYLEEGLKAVDAAYAQLSFTTSTKPALLSGKPAVDAEADEAYQYLIMPVRLSG from the coding sequence GTGAAGTTCCGGGTGGAGCGTGACGTCCTCGCGGAGGCAGTGGCCTGGGCGGCCCGCAGCCTCCCGGCACGGCCGCCGGTGCCGGTGCTGGCCGGCCTGCTGCTGACCGCGCAGGACGGCACCCTGGCACTGTCGGGCTTCGACTACGAGGTCTCGGCCCGGGTCGAGCTGGAAGCCGACGTCGAGGAGTCCGGCACCGTGCTGGTCTCCGGCCGGCTGCTCAACGACATCTCCCGCAACCTGCCCAACCGGCCGGTGGAGATCTCCACCGACGGCATGCGGGTCAGCGTGGTCTGCGGCAGCTCGCGCTTCACCCTGCCGACCCTGCCGGTCGACGAGTACCCGGCGCTGCCCCAGATGCCCACCGCGACCGGCACGGTCTCCGGCGACGTGTTCGCCACCGCCGTCAGCCAGGCCGCCGTCGCCGCCGGCCGGGACGACACCCTGCCGGTGCTCACCGGTGTCCGGGTCGAGATCGAGGGCGACAAGATCACCCTGGCTGCCACCGACCGCTACCGGTTCGCCGTCCGCGAGCTGCTGTGGAAGCCCGAGCAGCCGGACATCTCCGCGGTCGCCCTGGTGCCGGCCCGCACTCTGCAGGACATCGCCAAGTCGCTGGGCAGCGGCGACAGCGTCTCGATCGCGCTCTCCTCGGGCGGCGCCGGCGAGGGCCTGATCGGCTTCGAGGGCGCCGGCCGCCGGACCACCACCCGGCTGCTGGAGGGCGAGTTCCCCAAGTTCCGCAGCCTCTTCCCGACCGAGTTCAACGCGATCGCCGCGGTGCAGACCCAGCCGTTCCTGGAGGCGCTCAAGCGCGTCTCGCTGGTCGCCGAGCGCAACACCCCGGTGCGCCTCAACTTCGAGCAGGGCGTGCTGACCCTGGAGGCCGGCTCCGGCGACGACGCCCAGGCCACCGAGCGGATCGAGGCGGACCTGGAGGGCGACGACATCTCGATCGCCTTCAACCCGGGCTACCTGGAGGAGGGCCTCAAGGCGGTCGACGCGGCCTACGCCCAGCTCTCCTTCACCACCTCCACCAAGCCGGCCCTGCTCTCCGGCAAGCCCGCCGTGGACGCGGAGGCCGACGAGGCCTACCAGTACCTGATCATGCCGGTCCGGCTGTCCGGCTGA
- the gyrB gene encoding DNA topoisomerase (ATP-hydrolyzing) subunit B, with amino-acid sequence MRPALCQRGRFVADSGESSQSPVPTDPATTPAEKGSSYDASAIQVLEGLDAVRKRPGMYIGSTGERGLHHLVQEVVDNAVDEAMAGHADTIDVTILADGGIRVVDNGRGIPVGIVPGQDKPAVEVVLTVLHAGGKFGGGGYAVSGGLHGVGVSVVNALSTRLAVEIHTDGHRWTQDYKMGAPTAALVKHEATDRTGTSVTFWADGDIFETTVYSFETLSRRFKEMAFLNKGLTIRLTDERPEHIDDEGNPVAVTYHYEGGIADFVKDLNSRKGDVVHPSVIDFEAEDKDKTISVEVAMQWNASYTEGVYSFVNTIHTHGGGTHEEGFRAALTGLVNRYAREKKLLREKDENLSGEDIREGLTAVISVKLGEPQFEGQTKDKLGNTEAKTFVQRVVHEQLNDWLDRNPNEAADIIRKSITAATARMAARKARDLTRRKGLLESASLPGKLSDCQSKDPAECEIFIVEGDSAGGSAKQGRDPRVQAILPIRGKILNVEKARIDKVLQNTEVQALISAFGCGIQEDYDESKLRYHKIVLMADADVDGQHIRTLLLTLLFRFMRPLVEAGYVYLAMPPLYKIKWGKDDFEYVYSDRERDAVIEAGVAAGRRLPKDDAIQRFKGLGEMNAEELRVTTMDAAHRLLMQVTLEDAARADDLFSVLMGEDVEARRSFIQRNAKDVRFLDV; translated from the coding sequence ATGCGGCCCGCGCTGTGCCAGAGAGGGCGCTTCGTGGCCGATTCCGGCGAGTCCAGCCAGTCCCCCGTCCCCACCGACCCGGCGACCACCCCTGCCGAAAAGGGGTCGTCGTACGACGCCAGCGCGATCCAGGTGCTGGAGGGCCTCGACGCGGTCCGCAAGCGGCCCGGTATGTACATCGGTTCGACCGGTGAGCGCGGCCTCCACCACCTGGTCCAGGAGGTCGTGGACAACGCCGTCGACGAGGCCATGGCCGGCCACGCCGACACCATCGACGTGACCATCCTGGCCGACGGCGGCATCCGGGTCGTCGACAACGGCCGCGGCATCCCGGTCGGCATCGTGCCCGGCCAGGACAAGCCGGCCGTCGAGGTGGTGCTCACCGTGCTGCACGCCGGCGGCAAGTTCGGCGGCGGCGGCTACGCCGTCTCCGGCGGTCTGCACGGCGTCGGCGTCTCGGTGGTCAACGCGCTCTCCACCCGCCTCGCGGTGGAGATCCACACCGACGGCCACCGGTGGACCCAGGACTACAAGATGGGCGCCCCGACCGCGGCGCTGGTCAAGCACGAGGCCACCGACCGGACCGGCACCAGCGTCACCTTCTGGGCCGACGGCGACATCTTCGAGACCACCGTCTACTCCTTCGAGACGCTGTCGCGCCGGTTCAAGGAGATGGCCTTCCTCAACAAGGGCCTGACCATCCGGCTGACCGACGAGCGCCCGGAGCACATCGACGACGAGGGCAACCCGGTCGCGGTGACCTACCACTACGAGGGCGGCATCGCCGACTTCGTGAAGGACCTCAACTCCCGCAAGGGCGACGTCGTGCACCCCTCGGTGATCGACTTCGAGGCGGAGGACAAGGACAAGACGATCTCGGTCGAGGTCGCCATGCAGTGGAACGCCTCCTACACCGAGGGCGTCTACTCCTTCGTCAACACCATCCACACGCACGGCGGCGGTACCCACGAGGAGGGCTTCCGGGCGGCGCTGACCGGCCTGGTCAACCGCTACGCGCGGGAGAAGAAGCTGCTCCGCGAGAAGGACGAGAACCTCTCCGGCGAGGACATCCGCGAGGGCCTGACCGCGGTCATCTCGGTCAAGCTCGGCGAGCCGCAGTTCGAGGGCCAGACCAAGGACAAGCTGGGCAACACCGAGGCGAAGACCTTCGTCCAGCGGGTGGTGCACGAGCAGCTCAACGACTGGCTGGACCGCAACCCGAACGAGGCCGCGGACATCATCCGCAAGTCGATCACCGCGGCCACGGCCCGGATGGCGGCCCGCAAGGCGCGCGACCTGACCCGCCGCAAGGGCCTGCTGGAGAGCGCCTCGCTGCCCGGCAAGCTGAGCGACTGCCAGTCCAAGGACCCGGCCGAGTGCGAGATCTTCATCGTCGAGGGTGACTCGGCCGGCGGCTCGGCCAAGCAGGGCCGCGACCCGCGGGTGCAGGCCATCCTGCCGATCCGCGGCAAGATCCTGAACGTCGAGAAGGCCCGGATCGACAAGGTGCTGCAGAACACCGAGGTCCAGGCGCTGATCTCGGCCTTCGGCTGCGGCATCCAGGAGGACTACGACGAGTCCAAGCTGCGCTATCACAAGATCGTCCTGATGGCCGACGCCGACGTCGACGGACAGCACATCCGGACCCTGCTGCTGACCCTGCTGTTCCGCTTCATGCGGCCGCTGGTCGAGGCCGGCTACGTCTACCTGGCGATGCCGCCGCTGTACAAGATCAAGTGGGGCAAGGACGACTTCGAGTACGTCTACTCCGACCGCGAGCGCGACGCCGTGATCGAGGCGGGCGTGGCGGCCGGCCGCCGGCTCCCCAAGGACGACGCGATCCAGCGCTTCAAGGGTCTGGGCGAGATGAACGCCGAGGAGCTGCGGGTCACCACCATGGACGCCGCGCACCGCCTGCTGATGCAGGTCACCCTGGAGGACGCGGCCCGCGCCGACGACCTCTTCTCGGTCCTGATGGGTGAGGACGTCGAGGCCCGCCGCTCGTTCATCCAGCGCAACGCCAAGGACGTCCGCTTCCTGGACGTGTGA
- the gnd gene encoding phosphogluconate dehydrogenase (NAD(+)-dependent, decarboxylating), producing MELGLIGLGKMGGNMRERIRRAGHTVIGYDRNPDLADVASLPELVTKLQGPRVVWVMVPAGAPTQQTIEELSELLSPGDIVVDGGNSRWTDDEKHAALLAEKGIGFVDCGVSGGVWGLQNGYALMYGGEAEHIARVQPIFDALKPEGEYGAVHAGKAGAGHFAKMVHNGIEYAMMQAYAEGWELLEAVDSVTDVREIFRSWKEGTVIRSWLLDLAVDALDKDEHLDKLRGYAADSGEGRWTVEAAIDHAVPLPAITASLFARFASRQDDSPQMKMIAALRNEFGGHAVESK from the coding sequence ATGGAGCTCGGCCTCATCGGTCTCGGCAAGATGGGCGGCAACATGCGCGAGCGCATCCGCCGCGCCGGCCACACCGTCATCGGCTACGACCGCAACCCCGACCTCGCCGACGTCGCCAGCCTCCCGGAGCTGGTCACCAAGCTCCAGGGCCCGCGTGTGGTCTGGGTGATGGTGCCGGCCGGCGCGCCGACCCAGCAGACCATCGAGGAGCTTTCGGAGCTGCTCTCGCCGGGCGACATCGTGGTGGACGGCGGCAACTCGCGCTGGACCGATGACGAGAAGCACGCCGCGCTGCTGGCCGAGAAGGGCATCGGCTTCGTCGACTGCGGCGTCTCCGGCGGCGTTTGGGGCCTGCAGAACGGCTACGCGCTGATGTACGGCGGCGAGGCCGAGCACATCGCTCGGGTCCAGCCGATCTTCGACGCGCTCAAGCCCGAGGGCGAGTACGGTGCGGTGCACGCCGGCAAGGCGGGCGCCGGCCACTTCGCCAAGATGGTCCACAACGGCATCGAGTACGCCATGATGCAGGCCTACGCCGAGGGCTGGGAGCTGCTGGAGGCCGTGGACAGCGTGACCGACGTCCGGGAGATCTTCCGCTCCTGGAAGGAGGGCACGGTGATCCGCTCCTGGCTGCTCGACCTGGCGGTCGACGCCCTGGACAAGGACGAGCACCTGGACAAGCTGCGCGGCTACGCGGCCGACTCCGGCGAGGGCCGCTGGACGGTGGAGGCCGCGATCGACCACGCCGTGCCGCTGCCGGCGATCACCGCCTCGCTGTTCGCCCGGTTCGCCTCCCGCCAGGACGACTCCCCGCAGATGAAGATGATCGCCGCGCTGCGCAACGAGTTCGGCGGCCACGCGGTCGAGAGCAAGTAA
- a CDS encoding DUF721 domain-containing protein, whose product MSDEPELSGVDLARVALRAAKEQARQRGEQVREKREAKRHGLRSGARADGRDPVPLGAALNRLITERGWEAPAAVAGVMGRWPQIVGPDIAAHCAPEHFDEADAVLTVRCDSTAWATQLRLLARQLVARLNHELGHGTVRVIRVLGPSVPQRRYGRLRAPGSTGPRDTWG is encoded by the coding sequence ATGAGCGACGAACCAGAGCTCTCCGGTGTCGACCTGGCCCGGGTCGCGTTGCGGGCGGCCAAGGAGCAGGCCAGGCAGCGCGGCGAGCAGGTGCGCGAGAAGCGCGAGGCGAAGCGGCACGGGCTGCGCAGCGGGGCCCGGGCGGACGGCCGCGACCCGGTGCCGCTGGGGGCCGCGCTCAATCGTTTGATCACGGAGCGTGGCTGGGAGGCGCCGGCCGCGGTGGCCGGGGTGATGGGCCGCTGGCCGCAGATCGTCGGCCCGGACATCGCCGCGCACTGCGCCCCCGAGCACTTCGACGAGGCCGACGCGGTGCTGACGGTGCGTTGTGACTCCACCGCGTGGGCCACTCAGTTGCGTTTGCTGGCACGGCAGTTGGTGGCGCGGCTGAACCACGAGCTGGGGCACGGCACGGTCCGGGTGATCCGGGTGCTGGGTCCGTCGGTGCCGCAGCGGCGGTACGGCCGGCTGCGCGCGCCGGGCAGCACCGGTCCGCGCGACACCTGGGGCTGA